The Micropterus dolomieu isolate WLL.071019.BEF.003 ecotype Adirondacks linkage group LG22, ASM2129224v1, whole genome shotgun sequence genome contains a region encoding:
- the lrrc29 gene encoding F-box/LRR-repeat protein 14 isoform X2: MVCRSWYSASQDLRFQKNVTFCFPASASSLELIRGLGGKSHCSLIISQLDGFSMSRSLLLEVGLCLGSKLESLALPGSSITEASLLALLPRLTSLRRLDLRGLDSLFMSGAFLSREEHRQQVRSALSGLEELDLSDLRYLSDLTFNRLTGCTPHLRRLSLAGCHIAFEFDPYRGCPVGAVEDSSALLSLRNLRRLLTEQKSTLVALDLSRTSITPESLRSIAQVQDLVLEELCLHGCKELTDYSVEVLVKHQPSLQRVDISACTELTNRSVEAIARGLKSLTHLSLSCDWRITEKGLADLLSVSSLRTLDLSECLHVSGTEMVKGLTRSSAARAQLETLSLKSCTYIRDLAVLSLTQLLGETLRELDLTSCVNVTDLSVRAIATYLQRLVVLRLGWCKEVTDWGLLGMVETTKCEPDQEMGDKGPRFTRTFGNMGFFKPPRLPFEERPKLVTQNDLEQFKQQAGASLLALNRLQELDLSACPKLTDSSITQVVRYPDLHRLSLSMLPEITDASLASVAWHCRSLTSLALSHCPGISDHGVAQAAPYLHRLQHFYLSCCTNITDRSLFLLLQHCKRLRTLDISRCKNISLTTVDLLQSQLPFLENVHYKYIGGSDLTLAF, from the exons ATGGTGTGTCGCAGCTGGTACAGTGCCAGTCAGGACCTGCGCTTTCAG AAAAACGTCACTTTCTGCTTCCCAGCTTCAGCCTCATCCCTGGAGCTGATCAGAGGTCTTGGCGGAAAGTCACACTGCAGTCTGATTATCAGCCAGCTCGATGGGTTCAGTATGTCGAGATCTCTGCTTCTGGAG GTGGGTCTTTGCTTGGGCTCTAAGTTGGAGAGTTTGGCACTCCCTGGCAGCAGTATAACCGAGGCCTCACTGCTGGCCCTCCTTCCTCGCCTCACCTCCCTCCGTAGGCTGGACCTCAGGGGCCTGGACAGCCTCTTCATGTCTGGGGCTTTCCTCTCCAGGGAGGAGCACAgacaacag GTAAGGTCAGCCCTGTCTGgtctggaggagctggacttGTCCGACCTGCGCTACCTCTCGGACCTCACCTTCAATCGGCTCACTGGCTGTACCCCACACCTCCGCCGCCTCTCGCTGGCCGGCTGCCATATCGCTTTCGAGTTTGACCCGTATCGAGGGTGCCCGGTGGGAGCAGTTGAGGATTCGTCTGCATTGCTGTCACTGAGGAACTTGCGGAGGTTGTTAACAGAGCAGAAATCCACCCTTGTTGCTCTGGACCTCAGCAGAACCTCCATCACCCCTGAGTCACTACGCAGTATTGCACAG GTTCAAGATTTGGTCTTAGAGGAACTGTGTCTGCACGGCTGTAAGGAGCTGACCGACTACTCGGTGGAGGTTCTGGTGAAGCACCAACCGAGTCTCCAGAGAGTGGACATCAGTGCCTGCACTGAGCTgaccaacaggtctgtagaggCCATAGCACGGGGCTTGAAGTCACTGACACACCTCTCCTTGTCCTGCGACTGGAGGATCACTGAAAAAG GCCTCGCTGACCTTCTGTCTGTGTCCTCCCTGAGGACTCTGGATCTGTCTGAGTGTCTGCACGTCAGTGGAACAGAGATGGTGAAAGGCTTGACTAGATCCAGTGCTGCCAGAGCACAGCTGGAAACACTCAGCCTCAAGAGCTGCACCTACATTAGG gATCTTGCAGTTTTATCTCTTACCCAGCTTCTTGGGGAAACTCTCCGTGAGCTAGACCTGACGTCATGTGTCAATGTGACTGACTTGTCTGTGCGCGCTATAGCCACCTACCTGCAGAGGCTGGTAGTTCTGCGGCTCGGCTGGTGTAAAGAAGTCACAGACTGGGGTCTGCTGGGGATGGTGGAAACAACCAAATGTGAGCCTGACCAGGAAATG GGAGACAAGGGTCCCAGGTTCACCCGGACATTCGGCAACATGGGCTTCTTCAAGCCTCCTCGTTTGCCATTTGAGGAGCGACCCAAGCTGGTGACGCAGAATGACCTGGAGCAGTTCAAACAGCAGGCTGGAGCTTCACTTTTAGCTCTTAACAGGCTGCAGGAGCTGGACCTCTCTGCCTGCCCCAAACTCACTGACAGCAGCATCACACAG GTGGTGCGATACCCAGACCTCcaccgtctgtctctctccatgcTGCCGGAGATCACTGATGCCAGCTTGGCGTCGGTCGCCTGGCACTGCCGCAGCCTCACCAGTCTGGCACTCAGCCACTGCCCGGGTATCAGTGACCATGGAGTGGCACAGGCTGCACCGTACCTACACAGACTGCAGCATTTCTACCTCTCCTGTTGTACTAACATCACTGACAG ATCCTTGTTCCTCCTGCTGCAGCACTGCAAGCGCCTGCGAACACTCGACATCTCGCGGTGCAAAAACATCTCCTTAACAACAGTGGACCTCCTTCAGTCACAGCTGCCATTCCTGGAAAATGTCCACTACAAATACATAGGTGGGTCTGATCTTACCCTTGctttctga
- the lrrc29 gene encoding F-box/LRR-repeat protein 2 isoform X1, producing MEDCDEGDVEAPELPVEIIVYILSFLHASDRREASMVCRSWYSASQDLRFQKNVTFCFPASASSLELIRGLGGKSHCSLIISQLDGFSMSRSLLLEVGLCLGSKLESLALPGSSITEASLLALLPRLTSLRRLDLRGLDSLFMSGAFLSREEHRQQVRSALSGLEELDLSDLRYLSDLTFNRLTGCTPHLRRLSLAGCHIAFEFDPYRGCPVGAVEDSSALLSLRNLRRLLTEQKSTLVALDLSRTSITPESLRSIAQVQDLVLEELCLHGCKELTDYSVEVLVKHQPSLQRVDISACTELTNRSVEAIARGLKSLTHLSLSCDWRITEKGLADLLSVSSLRTLDLSECLHVSGTEMVKGLTRSSAARAQLETLSLKSCTYIRDLAVLSLTQLLGETLRELDLTSCVNVTDLSVRAIATYLQRLVVLRLGWCKEVTDWGLLGMVETTKCEPDQEMGDKGPRFTRTFGNMGFFKPPRLPFEERPKLVTQNDLEQFKQQAGASLLALNRLQELDLSACPKLTDSSITQVVRYPDLHRLSLSMLPEITDASLASVAWHCRSLTSLALSHCPGISDHGVAQAAPYLHRLQHFYLSCCTNITDRSLFLLLQHCKRLRTLDISRCKNISLTTVDLLQSQLPFLENVHYKYIGGSDLTLAF from the exons ATGGAGGACTGCGATGAGGGGGACGTGGAAGCACCTGAGCTGCCTGTGGAG ATCATAGTTTACATCCTGAGCTTTCTTCACGCTTCAGACAGGAGGGAAGCCTCGATGGTGTGTCGCAGCTGGTACAGTGCCAGTCAGGACCTGCGCTTTCAG AAAAACGTCACTTTCTGCTTCCCAGCTTCAGCCTCATCCCTGGAGCTGATCAGAGGTCTTGGCGGAAAGTCACACTGCAGTCTGATTATCAGCCAGCTCGATGGGTTCAGTATGTCGAGATCTCTGCTTCTGGAG GTGGGTCTTTGCTTGGGCTCTAAGTTGGAGAGTTTGGCACTCCCTGGCAGCAGTATAACCGAGGCCTCACTGCTGGCCCTCCTTCCTCGCCTCACCTCCCTCCGTAGGCTGGACCTCAGGGGCCTGGACAGCCTCTTCATGTCTGGGGCTTTCCTCTCCAGGGAGGAGCACAgacaacag GTAAGGTCAGCCCTGTCTGgtctggaggagctggacttGTCCGACCTGCGCTACCTCTCGGACCTCACCTTCAATCGGCTCACTGGCTGTACCCCACACCTCCGCCGCCTCTCGCTGGCCGGCTGCCATATCGCTTTCGAGTTTGACCCGTATCGAGGGTGCCCGGTGGGAGCAGTTGAGGATTCGTCTGCATTGCTGTCACTGAGGAACTTGCGGAGGTTGTTAACAGAGCAGAAATCCACCCTTGTTGCTCTGGACCTCAGCAGAACCTCCATCACCCCTGAGTCACTACGCAGTATTGCACAG GTTCAAGATTTGGTCTTAGAGGAACTGTGTCTGCACGGCTGTAAGGAGCTGACCGACTACTCGGTGGAGGTTCTGGTGAAGCACCAACCGAGTCTCCAGAGAGTGGACATCAGTGCCTGCACTGAGCTgaccaacaggtctgtagaggCCATAGCACGGGGCTTGAAGTCACTGACACACCTCTCCTTGTCCTGCGACTGGAGGATCACTGAAAAAG GCCTCGCTGACCTTCTGTCTGTGTCCTCCCTGAGGACTCTGGATCTGTCTGAGTGTCTGCACGTCAGTGGAACAGAGATGGTGAAAGGCTTGACTAGATCCAGTGCTGCCAGAGCACAGCTGGAAACACTCAGCCTCAAGAGCTGCACCTACATTAGG gATCTTGCAGTTTTATCTCTTACCCAGCTTCTTGGGGAAACTCTCCGTGAGCTAGACCTGACGTCATGTGTCAATGTGACTGACTTGTCTGTGCGCGCTATAGCCACCTACCTGCAGAGGCTGGTAGTTCTGCGGCTCGGCTGGTGTAAAGAAGTCACAGACTGGGGTCTGCTGGGGATGGTGGAAACAACCAAATGTGAGCCTGACCAGGAAATG GGAGACAAGGGTCCCAGGTTCACCCGGACATTCGGCAACATGGGCTTCTTCAAGCCTCCTCGTTTGCCATTTGAGGAGCGACCCAAGCTGGTGACGCAGAATGACCTGGAGCAGTTCAAACAGCAGGCTGGAGCTTCACTTTTAGCTCTTAACAGGCTGCAGGAGCTGGACCTCTCTGCCTGCCCCAAACTCACTGACAGCAGCATCACACAG GTGGTGCGATACCCAGACCTCcaccgtctgtctctctccatgcTGCCGGAGATCACTGATGCCAGCTTGGCGTCGGTCGCCTGGCACTGCCGCAGCCTCACCAGTCTGGCACTCAGCCACTGCCCGGGTATCAGTGACCATGGAGTGGCACAGGCTGCACCGTACCTACACAGACTGCAGCATTTCTACCTCTCCTGTTGTACTAACATCACTGACAG ATCCTTGTTCCTCCTGCTGCAGCACTGCAAGCGCCTGCGAACACTCGACATCTCGCGGTGCAAAAACATCTCCTTAACAACAGTGGACCTCCTTCAGTCACAGCTGCCATTCCTGGAAAATGTCCACTACAAATACATAGGTGGGTCTGATCTTACCCTTGctttctga